Proteins encoded together in one Salmo trutta chromosome 3, fSalTru1.1, whole genome shotgun sequence window:
- the LOC115168529 gene encoding synaptonemal complex central element protein 3 isoform X2, whose product MAASPSSCDHQEDWGEEMMELNKDLERMIEDVENISVQLTWMAYDMVVQRTSPDLGDSIRRLEEEFLRCRAVICGSPGEQEPNQGQGMG is encoded by the exons ATGGCTGCTTCTCCTTCATCCTGCGACCATCAAGAGGACTGGGGCGAAGAGATGATGGAGTTGAACAAGGatttagagagaatgattgaagACGTGGAAAATATATCAG TACAGCTGACGTGGATGGCCTATGACATGGTGGTGCAGCGAACCAGTCCTGATCTGGGGGACTCCATTCGTCGGCTGGAGGAAGAGTTCCTCCGCTGCAGGGCTGTCATCTGTGGCTCCCCTGGGGAACAGGAGCCGAACCAGGGGCAGGGGATGGGATAG
- the LOC115168529 gene encoding synaptonemal complex central element protein 3 isoform X1, which translates to MSPMAASPSSCDHQEDWGEEMMELNKDLERMIEDVENISVQLTWMAYDMVVQRTSPDLGDSIRRLEEEFLRCRAVICGSPGEQEPNQGQGMG; encoded by the exons ATGTCACCA ATGGCTGCTTCTCCTTCATCCTGCGACCATCAAGAGGACTGGGGCGAAGAGATGATGGAGTTGAACAAGGatttagagagaatgattgaagACGTGGAAAATATATCAG TACAGCTGACGTGGATGGCCTATGACATGGTGGTGCAGCGAACCAGTCCTGATCTGGGGGACTCCATTCGTCGGCTGGAGGAAGAGTTCCTCCGCTGCAGGGCTGTCATCTGTGGCTCCCCTGGGGAACAGGAGCCGAACCAGGGGCAGGGGATGGGATAG